A genomic window from Alkalihalobacillus sp. AL-G includes:
- a CDS encoding energy-coupling factor ABC transporter ATP-binding protein, whose translation MTELIKVKNASFRYDENGPYRLSDIDLTIEQGEWIAVVGHNGSGKSTLAKLLNGLLIPNKGTVEIGTYMTEREKDLWEIRKRVGMVFQNPDNQFVGTTVKDDVAFGLENNGVPREEMIQRIEESLSKVQMQGYENQEPHHLSGGQKQRIAIAGVLAQKPSVIILDEAMSMLDPRGRQEVFGTIHKLNKQDGITVLSITHDLEEAVQSDRMIVMKQGKIVQSGSPQEVFQQPELLLDAGLELPFSLSIQQKLKEEGIELTQPTLTQTELVEALWTYRQSK comes from the coding sequence ATGACCGAGCTTATTAAAGTAAAAAACGCATCATTTAGGTATGATGAGAACGGTCCGTACCGTCTTTCGGATATTGATCTAACAATCGAACAAGGGGAATGGATCGCGGTTGTCGGACATAACGGCTCTGGAAAGTCGACATTGGCGAAACTTTTAAACGGGTTGTTGATTCCGAACAAAGGAACCGTAGAAATCGGGACCTATATGACGGAGCGTGAAAAGGACCTATGGGAAATCCGTAAACGTGTTGGTATGGTTTTTCAAAATCCGGATAATCAATTTGTCGGCACAACCGTCAAGGACGATGTAGCATTTGGCCTTGAAAACAATGGAGTTCCCCGAGAAGAGATGATCCAGCGCATCGAGGAAAGTCTATCAAAAGTACAGATGCAGGGCTATGAAAACCAGGAGCCGCATCATCTTTCAGGTGGTCAAAAACAACGAATTGCAATTGCGGGTGTTCTAGCACAAAAGCCTTCAGTCATTATTCTCGATGAAGCAATGAGTATGCTTGACCCGAGAGGAAGGCAGGAGGTTTTCGGGACCATTCATAAATTGAACAAACAGGATGGCATCACGGTCTTGTCGATTACACACGATTTAGAAGAAGCTGTTCAATCGGATCGAATGATTGTGATGAAGCAAGGAAAAATCGTACAGTCAGGTTCTCCCCAAGAGGTTTTTCAGCAACCGGAGCTTTTATTGGATGCCGGACTTGAATTACCGTTCTCACTATCGATACAACAGAAGCTTAAAGAGGAAGGTATTGAACTGACTCAGCCGACTTTAACTCAAACAGAATTGGTGGAAGCATTATGGACTTATCGACAAAGCAAGTAA
- a CDS encoding energy-coupling factor ABC transporter ATP-binding protein — protein MDLSTKQVSHLYNEGTPMERRALQDVSIHIPSGSYYAIIGHTGSGKSTLIQHLNGLLKPTSGSVHAGNTVIRPHEKAKQLRGVRKRVGMVFQYPEHQLFEETIEKDICFGPLNFGASEQKAKRKARETLQLVGLDEEYLQRSPFELSGGQMRRVAIAGVLAMEPEVLILDEPTAGLDPSGQREMMGLFAALREQKKISIILVTHSMEDAARYAEQIIVMEKGSVFMQGSPTEIFGYEEKLKEIGLDVPESLRFIKKLEKQFDTKLPQALTLEEVLEAVRDVVKVGTRP, from the coding sequence ATGGACTTATCGACAAAGCAAGTAAGCCATCTATACAACGAGGGAACTCCGATGGAACGGCGTGCTCTTCAAGATGTTTCCATTCATATACCATCAGGGAGCTATTATGCAATCATCGGGCATACAGGTTCGGGTAAGTCGACATTGATTCAGCATTTGAATGGACTTTTAAAACCAACGTCTGGTTCGGTTCATGCAGGGAATACGGTCATTCGTCCGCATGAAAAGGCGAAACAACTCAGAGGTGTTCGCAAGCGGGTCGGAATGGTTTTTCAGTACCCTGAACATCAACTGTTCGAGGAAACAATCGAAAAGGATATATGCTTTGGTCCGCTTAATTTTGGTGCAAGTGAACAAAAGGCCAAGCGAAAGGCAAGGGAAACGTTACAGCTTGTTGGACTTGACGAGGAATACCTACAACGATCCCCGTTTGAGCTAAGTGGAGGACAAATGCGTCGTGTCGCAATAGCGGGTGTGCTTGCGATGGAACCGGAAGTGTTGATTTTGGATGAGCCGACAGCAGGGCTTGATCCGAGTGGACAACGTGAAATGATGGGGCTATTTGCGGCTCTCCGTGAACAAAAGAAAATTTCGATCATTCTTGTGACACATAGTATGGAGGATGCTGCCCGTTACGCTGAACAAATTATCGTGATGGAGAAGGGGTCGGTCTTCATGCAAGGGTCTCCAACCGAGATTTTCGGATATGAAGAAAAGCTGAAGGAGATCGGTCTCGATGTTCCTGAATCGCTCCGTTTTATAAAAAAGCTTGAGAAACAGTTTGACACTAAGCTGCCGCAGGCACTTACACTTGAAGAGGTTCTAGAGGCCGTTCGCGACGTTGTAAAGGTGGGAACGAGGCCATGA
- a CDS encoding energy-coupling factor transporter transmembrane protein EcfT, which produces MMQNVIIGQYVPAESPIHRMDPRSKLISVFIFVLIVFLANNWVSYGFLGVFTVGSAVLSRVPISYLIKGMKPILWIVLFTVLLHLIMTKEGPVLVDLFLFKIHEGGLIKGIFIALRLFFLILLTSLLTLTTTPIDITDGLEDLLGPLKRLKFPVHEFALMMSISLRFIPTLLQETEKIMKAQSARGAEFTSGPIKERIKAFVPLLIPLFISAFKRAEDLALAMEARGYRGGEGRTKLRLLRWKFRDTLGLLSMGVLILALVLVRS; this is translated from the coding sequence ATGATGCAAAATGTAATAATCGGTCAATATGTACCAGCAGAATCGCCGATCCATCGTATGGACCCGCGCTCAAAATTGATTTCGGTCTTCATTTTTGTACTTATCGTTTTTCTTGCAAACAATTGGGTGAGCTACGGTTTTTTAGGCGTTTTTACGGTTGGTAGTGCTGTTCTATCAAGGGTTCCGATTTCTTACTTGATAAAAGGGATGAAGCCGATTTTATGGATTGTTCTCTTTACTGTCCTTTTACATTTAATAATGACAAAGGAAGGTCCTGTTTTGGTTGATCTATTCTTGTTTAAAATTCACGAGGGTGGTTTAATAAAAGGGATTTTCATTGCTTTACGATTGTTCTTTTTGATTTTACTCACATCCTTACTCACCTTGACGACAACACCTATTGATATCACGGATGGACTTGAGGATTTACTTGGCCCATTGAAGCGGTTGAAATTCCCTGTTCATGAATTTGCCTTGATGATGTCGATTTCCTTACGCTTCATCCCAACCCTTTTACAGGAAACAGAAAAGATCATGAAGGCACAGTCTGCAAGAGGTGCTGAATTTACGAGTGGTCCGATAAAAGAACGGATAAAGGCATTTGTTCCGCTCTTGATCCCACTATTCATCAGTGCCTTTAAACGCGCTGAGGATCTTGCTTTGGCTATGGAAGCACGCGGTTATCGTGGCGGTGAGGGGCGAACAAAGCTCAGGCTATTGCGGTGGAAGTTTCGCGACACCTTAGGTTTGTTGAGTATGGGTGTATTAATTTTGGCATTAGTGCTAGTAAGGTCTTAG
- the truA gene encoding tRNA pseudouridine(38-40) synthase TruA, which produces MKRISGIISYDGTGFSGYQVQPKQRTVQGELEKVLRRIHKGEYVKTTASGRTDAGVHAVGQVFHFDTGLSIEPGGWIRALNAQLPSDIRIVSMGNVHSDFHARFDVTEKEYRYRIFNGEHSHVFRRNYTYHIPYALDVEAMKQATSYFVGTHDFTSFCSTKSVVKNRVRTIYKLDLVEDADELVVIVKGNGFLYNMVRIIVGTLLDVGSGRITADILPPMMEAKDRNAAGKTAPAHGLYLWHVSY; this is translated from the coding sequence ATGAAGCGGATAAGCGGTATTATCAGCTATGATGGAACAGGGTTTTCTGGCTATCAAGTACAGCCTAAGCAGAGGACGGTTCAGGGAGAGCTTGAAAAAGTGCTCCGTCGTATTCATAAAGGAGAATATGTGAAAACGACTGCATCAGGCCGTACAGATGCTGGTGTCCATGCAGTAGGACAGGTGTTTCATTTTGACACTGGCTTATCGATTGAACCAGGTGGATGGATCCGTGCTTTGAATGCCCAGCTGCCAAGTGACATACGTATAGTATCGATGGGAAACGTGCATTCGGATTTTCACGCACGTTTTGATGTGACTGAAAAAGAGTACCGGTACCGAATTTTCAATGGGGAGCATTCGCATGTGTTTCGACGTAACTATACGTACCATATTCCGTACGCACTTGACGTTGAGGCAATGAAACAGGCTACGAGTTATTTCGTTGGAACACATGACTTTACCTCGTTTTGCTCAACAAAGTCGGTGGTGAAGAATCGCGTCCGTACCATTTACAAGCTGGATCTAGTTGAAGACGCAGATGAACTGGTCGTGATTGTTAAAGGGAATGGTTTTCTGTACAACATGGTGCGGATTATAGTGGGTACTCTTTTAGACGTTGGAAGCGGTCGTATTACTGCGGACATACTACCTCCCATGATGGAAGCAAAGGACCGTAATGCGGCTGGAAAGACTGCTCCCGCCCATGGGCTTTACCTTTGGCACGTGTCCTACTAG
- the rplM gene encoding 50S ribosomal protein L13, with product MAKPKEMERKWYVVDAAGKTLGRLSTEVASILRGKHKPTFTPHVDTGDHVIILNASEIELTGKKLTDKLYHRHTGHPGGLKTRTAQEMRDKRPEQMLELAIKGMLPKNSLGRQMIKKLHVYAGNEHKHQAQNPENYELRG from the coding sequence ATGGCAAAGCCGAAAGAAATGGAACGTAAATGGTATGTGGTAGACGCTGCTGGCAAAACACTTGGACGTCTTTCTACTGAAGTTGCATCAATTCTTCGTGGTAAGCACAAACCAACGTTCACACCACACGTTGACACTGGTGATCATGTCATCATTTTAAATGCAAGTGAGATCGAATTGACTGGAAAGAAGCTTACTGATAAGCTTTATCACCGTCATACTGGACACCCAGGCGGACTCAAGACAAGAACTGCACAGGAAATGCGTGACAAGCGCCCTGAGCAAATGCTTGAACTTGCAATCAAAGGCATGCTTCCTAAGAACAGCCTTGGACGACAAATGATTAAGAAGCTTCATGTGTATGCAGGTAACGAGCATAAACATCAAGCACAAAATCCTGAAAACTACGAACTTCGCGGATAA
- the rpsI gene encoding 30S ribosomal protein S9, translating into MAQVQYYGTGRRKHSVARVRLVPGDGRFIVNGRALDEFFGLDTLKVISKQPLVLTETEGKYDVLVNVEGGGYTGQAGAIRHGVARALLKVDAEMRSSLKSAGFLTRDARMKERKKYGLKGARRAPQFSKR; encoded by the coding sequence TTGGCTCAAGTACAATACTACGGAACTGGCCGTCGTAAGCACTCTGTTGCTCGTGTACGTCTTGTACCTGGTGACGGACGCTTTATCGTCAACGGTCGTGCTCTAGACGAATTTTTCGGACTAGACACATTAAAAGTTATTTCAAAACAGCCGCTCGTGCTAACGGAAACTGAAGGAAAATACGATGTTCTCGTTAATGTTGAAGGCGGAGGATACACTGGTCAAGCTGGTGCGATCCGTCACGGAGTTGCTCGTGCATTGTTAAAAGTAGATGCTGAAATGCGTTCTTCTCTTAAAAGCGCAGGCTTCCTGACTCGTGATGCTCGTATGAAAGAGCGTAAGAAGTACGGACTTAAAGGCGCTCGTCGTGCACCACAATTCTCAAAGCGTTAA
- a CDS encoding DUF2521 family protein, whose protein sequence is MNVITTFREKQYKKRITFERKVLRELSLNGLKTEFNKLFFPFFQYSLLFQDEIQDTSIDIAIEAYLLGAEFSRFGYHGESIESIKQRSEQAEKRLSDTLFEYWQFWSYAPDQILESLHMCCEAFVQRWWSEGFEKGQRRYKMRLH, encoded by the coding sequence ATGAATGTGATCACCACCTTTCGTGAAAAACAGTACAAGAAACGAATAACCTTCGAACGAAAAGTATTAAGGGAATTATCTTTGAATGGGTTAAAAACAGAATTCAATAAATTGTTTTTTCCATTTTTCCAATATAGCCTTTTGTTTCAAGACGAGATACAGGATACGAGCATCGATATTGCAATCGAAGCGTATTTATTAGGAGCAGAATTCAGCCGATTCGGTTATCATGGTGAATCAATCGAAAGCATTAAACAGAGAAGTGAACAAGCCGAAAAGCGGCTTAGCGATACGTTATTTGAATACTGGCAATTCTGGAGCTATGCACCGGACCAGATTTTAGAATCACTCCATATGTGTTGTGAAGCGTTTGTTCAGCGTTGGTGGAGTGAAGGATTCGAAAAGGGACAGCGTCGTTATAAAATGCGGCTACATTAA
- the cwlD gene encoding N-acetylmuramoyl-L-alanine amidase CwlD yields MVKKWIQWGLIGLCAGLLVYVIQHQLLTNHSWSTWSLPLTGEIIVLDAGHGGVDGGAVGKGNVLEKDIALNISLKLRDYLQQAGALVVMTRETDKDLAKEETKRLRHRKTEDLLKRTEIINTSGSDLYISIHLNAIPSSRWYGAQVFYNPALEQNEKLAKFIQSEIRRNLENTKREAKPINNIYMVKKATIPGALVEVGFLSNPDERELLKSELYQNKVAASIYQGILRYYAKEPLKE; encoded by the coding sequence ATGGTGAAAAAGTGGATACAATGGGGTTTGATCGGTTTGTGTGCCGGTCTTTTAGTATATGTCATTCAACATCAATTACTAACGAACCATTCTTGGTCCACCTGGAGTCTGCCGTTGACAGGGGAAATTATTGTTCTTGACGCGGGACACGGGGGAGTCGATGGGGGAGCGGTGGGAAAAGGGAATGTACTTGAAAAGGATATCGCACTCAATATTTCGCTAAAATTAAGGGATTATCTTCAACAGGCTGGTGCGCTTGTCGTCATGACACGTGAAACCGATAAGGATCTTGCGAAAGAAGAAACAAAGCGACTTCGTCATCGTAAAACCGAGGACCTTTTAAAACGAACAGAAATTATCAATACTTCTGGAAGTGACCTGTATATCAGTATCCACTTGAATGCAATTCCATCATCAAGATGGTACGGCGCCCAAGTTTTTTACAATCCTGCATTAGAACAAAATGAGAAGCTTGCAAAATTCATTCAATCAGAAATCCGCCGTAATTTAGAAAATACCAAACGTGAAGCGAAACCGATCAACAATATTTACATGGTAAAAAAGGCAACGATTCCAGGAGCATTAGTTGAAGTAGGTTTTCTTTCGAATCCGGATGAACGAGAGCTTTTAAAAAGTGAGCTATACCAAAATAAAGTTGCTGCATCCATCTACCAAGGAATTCTTCGGTACTACGCAAAAGAACCATTAAAGGAGTGA
- a CDS encoding Mrp/NBP35 family ATP-binding protein has translation MLSEDRILEILKPIQEPFLHKSIVEADSIKEMKVKENYVSLKIAIAQSNSPEQMQLQQEIVNALKSAGVESVGLRFEQRENAHSEHASGGENKSVMEKETTFIAVASGKGGVGKSTVSVNLATSLAQEGKKVGLIDADIYGFSVPDMMGIAERPRVVGEQIFPVERFGVKVISMAFFVEDNAPVIWRGPMLGKMLTNFFNDIEWGDLDYLILDLPPGTGDVALDVHKMLPQSKEIIVTTPHPTAAFVAARAGAMALRTEHEVLGVVENMAYFESETTGEKEYVFGQGGGDKLADELQTEVLGRIPLGQPEMHEEDFAPSIYREGSRIGRIYQQIAQKVIEKVEG, from the coding sequence GTGTTATCAGAGGATCGAATACTCGAAATTTTAAAGCCTATTCAAGAGCCATTTTTACATAAAAGCATTGTCGAAGCAGATAGCATTAAAGAGATGAAGGTAAAAGAAAATTATGTCAGCCTAAAAATTGCTATTGCTCAATCCAATTCGCCTGAACAAATGCAACTGCAACAAGAAATTGTCAACGCATTAAAAAGTGCAGGAGTCGAATCAGTCGGCCTGCGCTTTGAACAACGGGAGAACGCTCACTCTGAACATGCTTCTGGCGGCGAAAACAAATCGGTCATGGAAAAAGAAACGACATTTATTGCTGTTGCCAGTGGTAAAGGTGGAGTTGGAAAATCAACTGTTTCCGTTAATCTTGCGACTTCCTTGGCACAAGAAGGGAAAAAGGTTGGCTTGATTGATGCCGACATTTACGGGTTTAGTGTGCCGGATATGATGGGAATAGCAGAGCGTCCGCGTGTTGTCGGAGAGCAAATTTTTCCGGTAGAGCGTTTTGGTGTAAAAGTAATCTCAATGGCTTTCTTCGTTGAAGATAATGCACCTGTCATTTGGCGTGGGCCAATGCTCGGCAAAATGTTGACGAATTTCTTCAACGATATTGAGTGGGGAGATCTCGACTATTTAATCCTGGATTTACCACCAGGAACAGGAGATGTAGCCCTTGACGTTCATAAAATGCTCCCGCAAAGCAAGGAAATTATTGTAACCACTCCACATCCGACTGCCGCCTTTGTTGCGGCTAGGGCAGGTGCAATGGCTTTAAGAACGGAACATGAAGTACTTGGTGTTGTCGAAAACATGGCCTATTTTGAAAGTGAAACGACCGGTGAAAAGGAATATGTATTCGGACAAGGTGGGGGAGATAAGCTTGCGGATGAGCTTCAAACCGAAGTTCTTGGAAGGATCCCACTTGGACAGCCCGAAATGCATGAAGAAGATTTTGCGCCATCGATTTATAGAGAAGGCTCAAGAATCGGAAGAATATATCAACAAATTGCCCAAAAGGTCATAGAAAAAGTAGAAGGATAA